One genomic region from Streptomyces sp. NBC_00582 encodes:
- a CDS encoding Gfo/Idh/MocA family protein, with protein sequence MGDLLGVAVLGAGHMGADHIRRLDRVVSGARVAAVADLDAERAKDAVAGIDGVVVHTETEAALDAPGVQAVLIASPGPAHEEALMAALARGLPVLCEKPMVPDSAGALRIVEAEARLGRRLTQVGFMRRHDAEYRRLKAVLDDGRLGRPLMLHCVHRNVSSPPDFTSAMLIDSSVSHEIDAARWLLGQELTAVTVLRPRPSSGAPGGLLDPQFVVFENDGGALVDVEVFVNCGFGYQVRCEAVCEAGSARIGDDHGMLVTARGEAATGVPQDYLVRFVAAYDREVQTWVEAARRGRVTGPTAWDGYAASAVAEAGVRALDSGERVEVALAGRPDLYAGHED encoded by the coding sequence GTGGGTGACCTGCTGGGCGTGGCGGTTCTGGGGGCCGGACACATGGGGGCGGACCACATACGGCGCCTCGACCGCGTGGTGAGCGGAGCCAGGGTCGCCGCCGTGGCCGATCTCGACGCGGAGCGCGCGAAGGACGCCGTCGCCGGGATCGACGGGGTCGTCGTCCACACGGAGACGGAGGCCGCGCTGGACGCCCCCGGAGTGCAGGCGGTACTGATCGCCTCGCCCGGTCCGGCACACGAGGAGGCCCTGATGGCGGCGCTCGCCCGGGGACTCCCGGTGCTGTGCGAGAAGCCGATGGTGCCGGACTCGGCGGGGGCCCTGCGGATCGTCGAGGCGGAGGCCCGGCTCGGCAGGCGGCTCACCCAGGTCGGGTTCATGCGGCGCCACGACGCCGAGTACCGCCGGCTCAAGGCGGTGCTGGACGACGGGCGGCTGGGGCGGCCCCTGATGCTGCACTGCGTGCACCGCAACGTCTCCTCTCCGCCGGACTTCACCAGCGCGATGCTGATCGACAGTTCGGTCTCGCACGAGATCGACGCGGCCCGCTGGCTGCTCGGCCAGGAGCTGACCGCGGTCACCGTGCTGCGGCCGCGCCCCTCGTCGGGCGCTCCGGGGGGACTGCTCGACCCGCAGTTCGTGGTGTTCGAGAACGACGGGGGCGCGCTCGTCGACGTGGAGGTCTTCGTCAACTGCGGGTTCGGCTACCAGGTGCGCTGCGAGGCCGTGTGCGAGGCGGGCAGCGCGCGCATCGGCGACGACCACGGGATGCTGGTGACGGCGCGCGGCGAGGCGGCGACCGGGGTGCCGCAGGACTATCTGGTCCGTTTCGTGGCGGCCTACGACCGTGAGGTGCAGACCTGGGTCGAGGCGGCCCGCCGGGGGCGGGTCACCGGCCCGACCGCCTGGGACGGCTACGCGGCCTCCGCC
- a CDS encoding baeRF3 domain-containing protein, with amino-acid sequence MEHALSPATLSELRRPRPYPAVSVLTPTHRREPDNAQDRVRLRNVVAEAKKQLEADPAVTRERRADVAEQLDRALAEVDLTYTEDGLVIFAAPGEHQVWSLSRPVPERVVLSDTFLTRNLVSAQAAGRPYWVLSVSADRVTLWSGGPDRVVEEDIGGFPLIHRQENFDAERQEQIGDMPSTFRDEGTRHFLRDADTAMNRLLRLAPRPLYVTGDQAALSALDEIGTVTRAAVHVPHGGLSHGTPDAVWQAVRPMVAAEARRSVDTVSRALESALGRKEFAAGVDEVWQNAREARIRLLAVEENYRVTVRDDGDHLIPALSGDLDAREDIVDEIVEQCLETGADVRFVPDGTLGNEAGIAGVLRY; translated from the coding sequence ATGGAGCACGCACTCAGCCCCGCGACCCTCTCCGAACTGCGCCGCCCGCGCCCCTATCCCGCGGTCTCCGTGCTGACCCCGACGCACCGCAGGGAGCCGGACAACGCCCAGGACCGGGTCCGGCTGCGCAATGTCGTGGCCGAGGCGAAGAAACAGCTGGAGGCCGACCCGGCCGTCACCCGTGAGCGGCGCGCCGATGTCGCCGAGCAGCTCGACCGGGCCCTGGCCGAGGTCGACCTGACGTACACCGAGGACGGGCTGGTGATCTTCGCCGCTCCCGGCGAGCACCAGGTGTGGTCGCTGTCCCGTCCGGTGCCCGAGCGGGTCGTGCTCTCGGACACCTTCCTCACCCGCAACCTGGTCTCCGCGCAGGCCGCCGGGCGCCCGTACTGGGTGCTGTCGGTCTCCGCGGACCGCGTCACCCTGTGGAGCGGCGGGCCGGACCGGGTCGTCGAGGAGGACATCGGCGGCTTCCCGCTGATCCACCGGCAGGAGAACTTCGACGCCGAACGCCAGGAGCAGATCGGGGACATGCCCAGCACGTTCCGCGACGAGGGCACCCGCCACTTCCTGCGCGACGCCGACACCGCGATGAACCGACTGCTGCGCCTCGCCCCGCGCCCCCTGTACGTCACCGGTGATCAGGCCGCCCTCTCGGCGCTCGACGAGATCGGCACCGTCACCCGGGCCGCGGTGCACGTCCCGCACGGCGGGCTCTCGCACGGCACCCCGGACGCGGTGTGGCAGGCGGTACGGCCGATGGTCGCCGCCGAGGCCCGCAGAAGCGTCGACACGGTCAGCCGCGCGCTCGAATCGGCCCTCGGCCGCAAGGAGTTCGCGGCCGGTGTCGACGAGGTGTGGCAGAACGCCCGGGAAGCCCGGATCCGGCTGCTGGCCGTCGAGGAGAACTACCGGGTGACCGTGCGCGACGACGGCGACCATCTGATCCCGGCCCTGAGCGGCGACCTCGACGCCCGCGAGGACATCGTGGACGAGATCGTCGAGCAGTGTCTGGAGACGGGCGCCGACGTGCGCTTCGTACCGGACGGCACCCTGGGGAACGAGGCGGGCATCGCGGGCGTCCTGCGGTACTGA
- a CDS encoding alpha/beta fold hydrolase → MPQLEVAGATLTYDDEGPRDGGGTPLVFVHGWTANRHRWDHQIAHFAEKRRVVRLDLRGHGESGGAGVRTVAELAQDLIALLDHLKIERCVLIGHSMGGMIAQTVALSHPGRVERMVLVNSIARMTYSRGRGLLMGVSTLVPFKLFVAANIQRAFAPGYPREEIRAYVRSSAGTPREVVMTLYGAMRAFDVLDRVGEIQAPTLMIHGYHDIQLPVGQMLRMAKAYPDATVRILDAGHELPVEKPAELTAAIDTFVS, encoded by the coding sequence ATGCCGCAGCTCGAAGTCGCCGGCGCGACGCTGACGTACGACGACGAGGGACCGCGCGACGGCGGCGGGACGCCCCTGGTCTTCGTGCACGGCTGGACGGCGAACCGGCACCGCTGGGACCACCAGATCGCCCACTTCGCCGAGAAGCGGCGGGTGGTCCGCCTCGACCTGCGCGGGCACGGCGAGAGCGGCGGGGCCGGGGTGAGGACGGTGGCCGAGCTGGCGCAGGACCTGATCGCCCTCCTCGACCACCTCAAGATCGAGCGGTGCGTCCTGATCGGCCACTCGATGGGCGGGATGATCGCGCAGACCGTCGCCCTCTCCCACCCCGGGCGGGTGGAGCGCATGGTGCTGGTGAACTCCATCGCCCGGATGACGTACAGCCGGGGCCGCGGTCTGCTGATGGGCGTCTCCACCCTGGTCCCCTTCAAGCTGTTCGTCGCCGCCAACATCCAGCGCGCCTTCGCCCCCGGATACCCCCGCGAGGAGATCCGCGCGTACGTCAGGTCCTCGGCCGGCACCCCGCGCGAGGTCGTCATGACGCTGTACGGCGCCATGCGGGCCTTCGACGTCCTGGACCGGGTGGGGGAGATCCAGGCACCCACCCTCATGATCCACGGCTACCACGACATCCAGCTCCCCGTGGGACAGATGCTCCGGATGGCGAAGGCGTACCCCGACGCCACGGTGCGCATCCTGGACGCAGGTCATGAACTCCCCGTGGAGAAGCCGGCCGAGCTGACGGCGGCGATCGACACGTTCGTGAGCTGA